The following coding sequences lie in one Salarias fasciatus chromosome 7 unlocalized genomic scaffold, fSalaFa1.1 super_scaffold_4, whole genome shotgun sequence genomic window:
- the aak1b gene encoding AP2-associated protein kinase 1 isoform X2 has translation MRKFFDSRRELVSSGPGSGEGGSSSGSSHAGGNFIGRAFTVGRHQVTVEEIIAEGGFAIVFLVKTNQGVRCALKRMYVNNEHDLQVCKCEIQIMKDLVGHKNIVGYLDSSITAMGSRDVWEVLVLMEYCKGGQVVNLMNQRLQTGFTETEVLQIFCDTCDAVSRLHQRKTPIIHRDLKVENILLHDKGHYVLCDFGSATNKFQSPQTEGVAAVEEEIKKYTTLSYRAPEMVNLYNNKIITTKADIWALGCLLYKLCFFTLPFGESQVAICDGSFTIPDNSRYSYDLHCLIRYMLEPDPDKRPDIYQVSHFAFKLAQRTCPVQNVKNSPIPSKLPEPVKASEAAAAKKSQAKPRLTDPIPTTETSITPRQRPKAVHTQPAAGILPIQPAALTPRKRANLPGGAAQPVGVSLDLSQPAAALQSQKAQASALPLIQAQNNSIQAAAQQKQPVQSAAATETAPVAGAAAAASAVAKPDVQPQAQPPVQQQAPPPTAVSAASQQAAQAPSSPAPPQRPARRKQPSVAQQPEAQPSPSKPAAAAQQAASQQQTPAVQAQTASADVSPKPAETTPPATPKTTEERGHQRTQSDAAVSGAPTNTASDSSQPQGADGDDLLSQSLTSQPSTIQPVQLGDAAQDQSKAASVGPASAGAANTPTPPAWNPFDDDGFSAGEFKTNEKKANELPSDTETASSEELIPGLQASAVENTPAESGERPSAIVDVDSAASLLVVPDPFRTLELSDTPEKLIEGLKSPDTSSLMLPDLLSLSDPFGGSVEESAKAAPLAADESLLGCSLISGPPAPPAAGGAASSVSSAPASAASALDDLSLLSGDSAQPKADSSLLISDFESQPAGTEEGTEDEFDPIPVTGRKNSQGGSLRSPQENRVSGGHSRSNSGGSESSLPSLARSLMLVDQLIDL, from the exons ATGAGGAAGTTCTTTGATTCCCGTCGGGAGTTGGTCAGCTCCGGGCCTGGTTCTGGAGAAGGTGGCAGCAGCTCCGGGTCCAGTCATGCTGGCGGAAATTTCATTGGACGAGCCTTCACCGTCGGGCGGCACCAAGTCACCGTTGAGGAGATAATTGCTGAAG GTGGCTTTGCGATTGTGTTCCTCGTGAAAACAAATCAAGGGGTGCGCTGCGCCCTGAAGCGGATGTATGTCAACAATGAGCATGATCTGCAGGTGTGCAAATGTGAAATTCAGATAATG AAAGACCTTGTTGGTCACAAGAATATTGTGGGGTATCTGGACTCCAGTATCACAGCTATGGGATCGAGGGATGTATGGGAGGTTCTTGTACTTATGGAGTACTGCAAGG GAGGGCAGGTGGTCAATTTGATGAACCAGAGGCTGCAGACCGGTTTCACTGAGACTGAGGTGCTGCAGATCTTCTGTGACACCTGTGATGCAGTTTCTCGTTTGCACCAACGCAAGACACCCATCATCCACAGAGACCTTAAG GTGGAGAACATCCTCCTGCACGACAAGGGTCATTATGTGCTGTGCGACTTCGGCAGCGCCACCAACAAGTTCCAGAGCCCGCAGACTGAAGGAGTCgctgctgtggaggaagaaattaaaaa GTACACTACTTTATCATATCGTGCTCCTGAAATGGTGAACCTCTATAATAACAAGATTATCACCACAAAAGCAGATATCTGG gcTCTGGGTTGTTTGCTGTACAAGTTGTGCTTCTTCACTTTGCCCTTTGGTGAAAGCCAGGTGGCCATCTGTGATGGCAGCTTCACCATTCCAGATAATTCCCGTTACTCTTACGATCTTCACTGCCTCATTC GGTACATGCTGGAACCAGACCCAGACAAAAGACCCGATATCTACCAGGTGTCCCACTTTGCTTTTAAACTCGCTCAGCGGACCTGCCCTGTTCAGAATGTGAAG AATTCTCCTATTCCCTCCAAACTTCCTGAGCCAGTCAAAGCAAGTGAGGCCGCAGCAGCAAAGAAAAGCCAGGCTAAGCCCAG GCTGACGGATCCAATTCCCACCACCGAAACCTCTATCACCCCTCGCCAAAGGCCCAAAGCAGTGCACACTCAGCCGGCTGCTGGCATCCTACCCATCCAGCCTGCTGCTCTCACCCCTCGCAAGCGGGCTAATCTCCCTGGCGGTGCAGCTCAGCCTGTGG GAGTCAGTTTAGATCTCTCTCAGCCAGCTGCAGCACTCCAGTCGCAGAAGGCACAGGCTTCGGCTCTGCCACTCATACAGGCGCAAAACAATTCGATTCAAGCTGCGGCTCAGCAGAAGCAG CCTGTTCAATCAGCCGCAGCAACAGAAACGGCGCCTGTAGcaggggcagcggcggcggcatcTGCCGTGGCGAAGCCTGACGTCCAACCTCAAGCACAGCCGCCGGTTCAGCAGCAGGCTCCACCTCCCACCGCGGTCAGCGCCGCCTCACAGCAGGCGGCGCAAGCCCCGTccagcccggcgccgccgcagcgccCGGCTCGCCGCAAGCAGCCCAGCGTGGCCCAGCAGCCCGAGGCTCAGCCGTCTCCCAGCaagccggccgccgccgctcagcaAGCAGCGTCTCAGCAGCAAACGCCAGCCGTCCAGGCTCAGACCGCATCGGCTGACGTCAGCCCAAAGCCAGCCGAGACG ACTCCACCTGCGACTCCAAAGACAACTGAAGAACGAGGCCATCAACGCACCCAGAGCGACGCTGCAGTCAGCGGAGCGCCCACAAACACAGCGAGCGACTCCTCGCAGCCGCAAGGAGCCGACGGAGATGACCTTCTCAGTCA ATCACTTACATCTCAGCCGAGCACTATCCAGCCTGTTCAGCTCGGCGACGCTGCACAGGACCAAAGTAAAGCTGCTTCTGTTGGTCCCGCCTCTGCCGGCGCCGCCAACACCCCGACCCCACCTGCATGGAACCCGTTCGACGACGACGGCTTCAGTGCTGGAGAATTCAAAACTAACGAGAAAAAGGCGAACG AACTACCTTCAGATACTGAGACGGCGTCCTCTGAGGAGTTGATACCAGGTCTGCAGGCGTCCGCCGTGGAGAATACTCCAGCAGAATCTG GTGAACGACCATCAGCCATTGTTGATGTGGATTCGGCAGCGTCGCTGCTGGTGGTCCCAGACCCGTTCCGCACTCTCGAACTCTCAGACACACCTG AAAAGTTGATCGAAGGACTCAAATCTCCAGATACGTCTTCGCTCATGCTTCCTGACCTCCTGTCGCTGTCTGATCCATTTGGTGGGTCGGTGGAGGAGTCTGCAAAag CGGCTCCTCTCGCAGCAGACGAGTCTCTCCTGGGCTGCTCCCTCATCTCCGGTCCGCCTGCTCCTCCGGCGGCAGGCGGCGCCGCCTCTTCCGTCTCCTCCGCTCCCGCCTCCGCCGCCTCGGCTCTGGACGATCTCAGCCTGTTGTCTGGAGACTCCGCGCAGCCTAAAGCGG ATTCGTCCCTCCTGATCTCAGATTTCGAGTCCCAGCCGGCAGGTACGGAGGAAGGAACGGAGGACGAGTTCGATCCTATTCCCGTCACCGGCCGAAAGAACTCCCAAGGTGGGTCTTTACGGTCTCCTCAGGAGAACAGAG TTTCAGGAGGCCACTCGCGCAGTAACAGTGGCGGCTCTGAATCCAGCCTGCCCAGCTTGGCCCGCTCCCTGATGCTGGTGGACCAGCTCATCGACTTGTAG
- the aak1b gene encoding AP2-associated protein kinase 1 isoform X3, with the protein MRKFFDSRRELVSSGPGSGEGGSSSGSSHAGGNFIGRAFTVGRHQVTVEEIIAEGGFAIVFLVKTNQGVRCALKRMYVNNEHDLQVCKCEIQIMKDLVGHKNIVGYLDSSITAMGSRDVWEVLVLMEYCKGGQVVNLMNQRLQTGFTETEVLQIFCDTCDAVSRLHQRKTPIIHRDLKVENILLHDKGHYVLCDFGSATNKFQSPQTEGVAAVEEEIKKYTTLSYRAPEMVNLYNNKIITTKADIWALGCLLYKLCFFTLPFGESQVAICDGSFTIPDNSRYSYDLHCLIRYMLEPDPDKRPDIYQVSHFAFKLAQRTCPVQNVKNSPIPSKLPEPVKASEAAAAKKSQAKPRLTDPIPTTETSITPRQRPKAVHTQPAAGILPIQPAALTPRKRANLPGGAAQPVGVSLDLSQPAAALQSQKAQASALPLIQAQNNSIQAAAQQKQPVQSAAATETAPVAGAAAAASAVAKPDVQPQAQPPVQQQAPPPTAVSAASQQAAQAPSSPAPPQRPARRKQPSVAQQPEAQPSPSKPAAAAQQAASQQQTPAVQAQTASADVSPKPAETTPPATPKTTEERGHQRTQSDAAVSGAPTNTASDSSQPQGADGDDLLSQSLTSQPSTIQPVQLGDAAQDQSKAASVGPASAGAANTPTPPAWNPFDDDGFSAGEFKTNEKKANELPSDTETASSEELIPGLQASAVENTPAESGERPSAIVDVDSAASLLVVPDPFRTLELSDTPEKLIEGLKSPDTSSLMLPDLLSLSDPFGGSVEESAKAAPLAADESLLGCSLISGPPAPPAAGGAASSVSSAPASAASALDDLSLLSGDSAQPKADSSLLISDFESQPAGTEEGTEDEFDPIPVTGRKNSQVSGGHSRSNSGGSESSLPSLARSLMLVDQLIDL; encoded by the exons ATGAGGAAGTTCTTTGATTCCCGTCGGGAGTTGGTCAGCTCCGGGCCTGGTTCTGGAGAAGGTGGCAGCAGCTCCGGGTCCAGTCATGCTGGCGGAAATTTCATTGGACGAGCCTTCACCGTCGGGCGGCACCAAGTCACCGTTGAGGAGATAATTGCTGAAG GTGGCTTTGCGATTGTGTTCCTCGTGAAAACAAATCAAGGGGTGCGCTGCGCCCTGAAGCGGATGTATGTCAACAATGAGCATGATCTGCAGGTGTGCAAATGTGAAATTCAGATAATG AAAGACCTTGTTGGTCACAAGAATATTGTGGGGTATCTGGACTCCAGTATCACAGCTATGGGATCGAGGGATGTATGGGAGGTTCTTGTACTTATGGAGTACTGCAAGG GAGGGCAGGTGGTCAATTTGATGAACCAGAGGCTGCAGACCGGTTTCACTGAGACTGAGGTGCTGCAGATCTTCTGTGACACCTGTGATGCAGTTTCTCGTTTGCACCAACGCAAGACACCCATCATCCACAGAGACCTTAAG GTGGAGAACATCCTCCTGCACGACAAGGGTCATTATGTGCTGTGCGACTTCGGCAGCGCCACCAACAAGTTCCAGAGCCCGCAGACTGAAGGAGTCgctgctgtggaggaagaaattaaaaa GTACACTACTTTATCATATCGTGCTCCTGAAATGGTGAACCTCTATAATAACAAGATTATCACCACAAAAGCAGATATCTGG gcTCTGGGTTGTTTGCTGTACAAGTTGTGCTTCTTCACTTTGCCCTTTGGTGAAAGCCAGGTGGCCATCTGTGATGGCAGCTTCACCATTCCAGATAATTCCCGTTACTCTTACGATCTTCACTGCCTCATTC GGTACATGCTGGAACCAGACCCAGACAAAAGACCCGATATCTACCAGGTGTCCCACTTTGCTTTTAAACTCGCTCAGCGGACCTGCCCTGTTCAGAATGTGAAG AATTCTCCTATTCCCTCCAAACTTCCTGAGCCAGTCAAAGCAAGTGAGGCCGCAGCAGCAAAGAAAAGCCAGGCTAAGCCCAG GCTGACGGATCCAATTCCCACCACCGAAACCTCTATCACCCCTCGCCAAAGGCCCAAAGCAGTGCACACTCAGCCGGCTGCTGGCATCCTACCCATCCAGCCTGCTGCTCTCACCCCTCGCAAGCGGGCTAATCTCCCTGGCGGTGCAGCTCAGCCTGTGG GAGTCAGTTTAGATCTCTCTCAGCCAGCTGCAGCACTCCAGTCGCAGAAGGCACAGGCTTCGGCTCTGCCACTCATACAGGCGCAAAACAATTCGATTCAAGCTGCGGCTCAGCAGAAGCAG CCTGTTCAATCAGCCGCAGCAACAGAAACGGCGCCTGTAGcaggggcagcggcggcggcatcTGCCGTGGCGAAGCCTGACGTCCAACCTCAAGCACAGCCGCCGGTTCAGCAGCAGGCTCCACCTCCCACCGCGGTCAGCGCCGCCTCACAGCAGGCGGCGCAAGCCCCGTccagcccggcgccgccgcagcgccCGGCTCGCCGCAAGCAGCCCAGCGTGGCCCAGCAGCCCGAGGCTCAGCCGTCTCCCAGCaagccggccgccgccgctcagcaAGCAGCGTCTCAGCAGCAAACGCCAGCCGTCCAGGCTCAGACCGCATCGGCTGACGTCAGCCCAAAGCCAGCCGAGACG ACTCCACCTGCGACTCCAAAGACAACTGAAGAACGAGGCCATCAACGCACCCAGAGCGACGCTGCAGTCAGCGGAGCGCCCACAAACACAGCGAGCGACTCCTCGCAGCCGCAAGGAGCCGACGGAGATGACCTTCTCAGTCA ATCACTTACATCTCAGCCGAGCACTATCCAGCCTGTTCAGCTCGGCGACGCTGCACAGGACCAAAGTAAAGCTGCTTCTGTTGGTCCCGCCTCTGCCGGCGCCGCCAACACCCCGACCCCACCTGCATGGAACCCGTTCGACGACGACGGCTTCAGTGCTGGAGAATTCAAAACTAACGAGAAAAAGGCGAACG AACTACCTTCAGATACTGAGACGGCGTCCTCTGAGGAGTTGATACCAGGTCTGCAGGCGTCCGCCGTGGAGAATACTCCAGCAGAATCTG GTGAACGACCATCAGCCATTGTTGATGTGGATTCGGCAGCGTCGCTGCTGGTGGTCCCAGACCCGTTCCGCACTCTCGAACTCTCAGACACACCTG AAAAGTTGATCGAAGGACTCAAATCTCCAGATACGTCTTCGCTCATGCTTCCTGACCTCCTGTCGCTGTCTGATCCATTTGGTGGGTCGGTGGAGGAGTCTGCAAAag CGGCTCCTCTCGCAGCAGACGAGTCTCTCCTGGGCTGCTCCCTCATCTCCGGTCCGCCTGCTCCTCCGGCGGCAGGCGGCGCCGCCTCTTCCGTCTCCTCCGCTCCCGCCTCCGCCGCCTCGGCTCTGGACGATCTCAGCCTGTTGTCTGGAGACTCCGCGCAGCCTAAAGCGG ATTCGTCCCTCCTGATCTCAGATTTCGAGTCCCAGCCGGCAGGTACGGAGGAAGGAACGGAGGACGAGTTCGATCCTATTCCCGTCACCGGCCGAAAGAACTCCCAAG TTTCAGGAGGCCACTCGCGCAGTAACAGTGGCGGCTCTGAATCCAGCCTGCCCAGCTTGGCCCGCTCCCTGATGCTGGTGGACCAGCTCATCGACTTGTAG